A portion of the Syntrophorhabdaceae bacterium genome contains these proteins:
- a CDS encoding SDR family NAD(P)-dependent oxidoreductase codes for MNLKDKTALITGAGQGIGKACAEVFARRGARLILLDKNRKTLPRVARDLNGKGADVVFRIIDLTRTQALVKVIDELLADRRVDILVNNAGFDRPGVTAKIDKTDYNAVLSIHLGVPFLLSKLLLPQMRSNKWGRIVNVSSIYGLMGAKGEVAYAAAKAGILGLTKTLAREGGRDGVTTNAVVPGMIRTPPIMRMPEKYRDPIIVESILGRIGEPEEVARAVAFLASDDASYITGTEIKVSGGWGV; via the coding sequence ATGAACCTGAAAGACAAAACTGCACTGATCACAGGGGCCGGACAGGGTATCGGCAAGGCATGCGCCGAGGTCTTCGCCCGTCGGGGGGCACGCCTTATTCTTCTGGACAAGAACAGGAAAACTCTTCCCCGTGTTGCCCGCGATCTTAACGGGAAAGGTGCAGACGTCGTTTTCCGGATCATTGACCTTACCCGCACGCAGGCTCTTGTGAAGGTCATCGATGAGCTTCTTGCGGACCGCCGGGTCGATATTCTTGTTAACAATGCCGGGTTTGACAGGCCCGGTGTTACGGCGAAGATCGACAAGACCGATTACAATGCCGTTCTTTCCATTCATCTCGGTGTGCCCTTTCTCCTTTCCAAGCTGCTCCTTCCGCAGATGCGCTCCAACAAGTGGGGCCGCATCGTCAACGTAAGCTCCATATACGGTCTCATGGGGGCCAAGGGTGAGGTGGCCTACGCCGCCGCCAAGGCAGGGATTCTGGGCTTGACGAAGACTCTTGCGCGGGAGGGGGGAAGGGACGGCGTAACGACAAACGCCGTTGTGCCGGGCATGATACGCACGCCGCCCATCATGCGGATGCCTGAAAAATACAGGGATCCCATCATAGTGGAGAGCATCCTCGGCAGGATAGGCGAACCGGAAGAAGTTGCCCGAGCAGTCGCTTTTTTGGCCTCCGACGACGCATCCTACATAACCGGCACGGAGATAAAGGTGTCAGGAGGATGGGGAGTCTGA
- a CDS encoding ATP-binding protein: MKLSGFFPKRFGSRLFIMTIIAGFIPIAIFSILIHTFSDSFESSIQRAIDEGYKEEWTQSSSLLTKIGETSIRQKAHDIAAQLDLTIQSHPYMTLGDLRRDANFRSVAVQGIGERGFTGLHETNTGIIRFHRDRKVENTSTRAFQKTLPAYWRIINANRSGKPSGGYFDWIEPDGSTAQKYMYIVPLSQSTADGRRLSVFVTAYLDEFTKPLREARAIQQKTARNLLDTTVVLLGSFRDKGLLFMGMGILLVSLAALVIGMYFSRGISHLSEATRKVNDGDFGVSVRPVLSGEIRTLMEDFNRMVTRLKETTVSKELLEESEERLLEANIDLRREIGVRSLAENALAAEKERLAVTLWSIGDGVITVDTGGKVILINRAAEALTGYSQKEAEGRSFTEIFPVRGQCAQANDDPVGAILRTTEPASLSTPSTLVGRDGTEHLVAATASLIRREDATLIGAVIVFRDVTEQHRMEGELLKARKLESIGTLAGGIAHDFNNLLAVILGNISFARMLLSADQKALKRLDEAEKATIRGKDLSYRLLTFAKGGAPVKRLTMLDDLIRDTAELTVSGSNSKCVYELPDDLYRAQIDEGQIRQVIHNLVTNARESMPDGGTITITAQNVDLIHSEGPLSPGKYIRLAVQDTGCGISPENLERVFDPYFTTKEMGSEKGMGLGLAICYSIIKNHNGYISVTSQPGAGTTVHVHIEARDAKVEPWPAGNAVEDGKGRKVLCMDDEEQVRNLAGQILKHMGYDVEFARDGSEAIDLFRKSTLSGSPYDLVVLDLTVAGGMGGREAMENILAINPAVKAIVSSGYVNDTIVREYRKYGFSGVIAKPYSIEHFRKVIEEVLSGS, translated from the coding sequence ATGAAATTGTCGGGCTTCTTTCCGAAACGTTTCGGGTCCCGTCTTTTCATCATGACGATCATAGCCGGGTTCATCCCCATCGCGATCTTCAGCATCCTCATCCATACCTTCTCAGACAGTTTCGAATCAAGCATCCAGCGCGCCATCGACGAAGGATATAAAGAGGAGTGGACCCAGAGCTCCTCCCTCCTCACGAAGATCGGTGAAACATCGATCCGCCAGAAAGCCCACGACATCGCGGCACAGCTCGACCTCACCATTCAATCCCATCCGTATATGACGCTCGGCGATCTGAGACGCGATGCAAACTTCCGCAGCGTGGCCGTGCAGGGCATCGGGGAACGCGGATTTACGGGCCTTCATGAAACGAACACCGGCATCATCCGCTTTCACCGGGACCGCAAGGTCGAAAACACCAGTACCCGGGCCTTCCAAAAAACGCTTCCCGCATACTGGCGGATCATCAACGCGAACCGCAGCGGCAAACCGTCGGGCGGTTATTTTGACTGGATAGAACCCGATGGGAGCACCGCGCAGAAATACATGTATATCGTGCCTCTGTCCCAGTCCACTGCCGATGGCAGGCGGCTCAGTGTCTTCGTCACCGCCTACCTGGACGAATTCACGAAACCCCTGAGGGAAGCCCGGGCAATTCAGCAAAAAACGGCGAGGAACCTTCTCGACACCACGGTGGTTCTCCTCGGGTCCTTTCGCGATAAGGGACTTCTCTTCATGGGTATGGGTATCCTTCTCGTCTCCCTTGCGGCCCTCGTCATCGGCATGTATTTCTCACGCGGCATCTCACACCTCAGCGAGGCGACACGGAAGGTCAATGACGGAGACTTCGGGGTGTCGGTGCGACCCGTCCTGTCTGGCGAGATCAGGACATTGATGGAAGATTTCAACCGCATGGTGACCCGTCTCAAAGAGACAACGGTTTCCAAGGAACTCCTCGAAGAGAGTGAAGAAAGGCTCCTCGAGGCAAATATCGACCTCCGGCGTGAGATCGGCGTTCGCTCCCTTGCCGAAAATGCCCTGGCCGCAGAGAAGGAGCGTCTTGCCGTTACGCTCTGGTCCATAGGCGACGGCGTGATCACCGTCGATACGGGGGGCAAGGTCATACTCATCAACAGGGCCGCCGAAGCCCTCACCGGATACTCACAGAAGGAGGCCGAAGGCCGGTCATTCACCGAGATCTTCCCTGTCAGGGGACAATGTGCACAGGCAAACGATGATCCCGTCGGGGCCATCCTGAGAACCACCGAACCTGCCTCACTTTCAACCCCTTCCACGCTGGTGGGACGCGACGGAACGGAACACCTCGTCGCCGCCACGGCGTCCCTCATCCGAAGGGAAGATGCAACACTCATCGGCGCCGTAATTGTGTTTCGCGACGTTACCGAGCAGCACAGGATGGAGGGCGAGCTCCTCAAAGCACGGAAGCTCGAATCCATCGGTACCCTCGCCGGCGGCATCGCCCATGATTTCAACAACCTTCTTGCCGTTATCCTCGGGAACATATCCTTCGCCAGGATGCTCCTCAGCGCCGACCAGAAAGCACTGAAAAGACTCGATGAAGCGGAGAAGGCAACGATCCGGGGCAAGGACCTTTCCTACCGGCTTCTCACCTTTGCCAAAGGCGGCGCACCGGTGAAAAGGCTTACCATGCTCGATGACCTTATCCGTGACACGGCGGAACTCACGGTAAGCGGCTCCAATTCGAAGTGTGTCTACGAGCTTCCCGACGATCTCTACAGGGCGCAGATCGATGAAGGACAGATACGACAGGTCATCCACAACCTCGTCACGAACGCCCGCGAATCCATGCCCGACGGAGGCACGATAACGATAACCGCGCAGAACGTCGATCTCATCCATTCTGAGGGACCTCTTTCTCCCGGCAAATATATCCGGCTTGCCGTACAGGATACGGGGTGCGGCATTTCACCGGAAAACCTCGAGCGTGTCTTCGATCCCTACTTCACGACCAAGGAAATGGGCAGTGAAAAGGGAATGGGCCTGGGATTGGCAATCTGCTATTCTATCATCAAAAACCATAACGGTTATATCTCCGTCACATCCCAACCCGGCGCGGGAACCACGGTGCACGTCCATATAGAGGCCCGGGATGCGAAGGTGGAACCATGGCCTGCCGGCAATGCGGTAGAGGATGGGAAGGGAAGAAAGGTCCTCTGCATGGATGACGAAGAACAGGTCCGGAACCTGGCGGGGCAAATATTGAAGCACATGGGATACGATGTCGAATTCGCCCGGGACGGGTCCGAGGCCATAGATCTCTTCAGGAAAAGCACCCTGTCGGGCTCGCCCTATGACCTTGTCGTACTCGACCTTACCGTGGCCGGCGGCATGGGAGGACGCGAGGCAATGGAGAACATCCTTGCCATTAACCCTGCGGTAAAGGCGATCGTATCAAGCGGGTATGTCAATGACACGATCGTACGGGAATATAGAAAGTACGGCTTTTCGGGCGTAATCGCCAAGCCGTATTCCATCGAGCACTTCAGGAAGGTCATCGAAGAGGTCCTGTCCGGATCTTGA
- a CDS encoding cation-translocating P-type ATPase — MSKVHYHQEEIGSTCEHLGTGIGGLGAAEAAKRLTQYGPNELKEKKKKTALQMFLDQFKDFMIIVLMAAAVVSGCIGELSDTIAIIVIVVINAIIGFVQEYRAEKAMEALKKMAGTEATVIRDGTVSSVPVPDIVPGDMVILEAGRIVPADMRIVEAVNLKVEEAALTGESVPVDKGIEALHDRDLALGERKNMAYKGTFTTYGRGSGVVTATGMDTELGKIAAMLQGEKDSKTPLQKRLAAFGQKLGFAVLAICAIVFVTGIVRGEPTLLMFLTAISLAVAAIPEALPAVITISLALGAKKLVRQNALIRKLPAVETLGSVTYICSDKTGTLTQNRMSVEEIYIDGELRKGSEARGEKREEDAGASPPSVLYHLMTGLALSNDARTDTEGRLIGDPTETALYDIARDSGFDKENLQNIFPRIAEIPFDSDRKCMTTFHTLQTGDGRPGIDGKIISFTKGALDVLIDRAVNVLTSRGLEAIDVNEINRVNEAMASDGMRILCLCMRKWETLPEQITPENVETGLTIIGLTGLMDPPREEAREAVSMCKAAGIKPVMITGDHPLTARSIARRLGILEDGPGTVVITGRELEQLPLEEFEEKVEHIKVYARVAPEQKLKIVKALQDRGQFVAMTGDGVNDAPALKAADIGVAMGITGTDVSKEAAHMILLDDNFATIVKAVKAGRKVFDNIRKFIKYTMTSNSGEIWTIFLAPFLGLPIPLLPIHILWINLVTDGLPGLALAAEPAEEGIMQRPPRHPKESVFAHGMTAHIIWVGLLMGFASIFTQAWSITTGHAHWQTMVFTVLCLSQMGHVLAIRSETESLFRQGLLSNKPLLGAILLTFVLQMATIYIPFLNPIFKTEPLSFTELMFTLVLSSVVFIAVEIEKTVRRFMTRRQASQG; from the coding sequence ATGAGCAAGGTGCATTATCACCAGGAAGAGATAGGGTCAACCTGCGAACACCTGGGAACCGGAATAGGCGGCCTGGGCGCCGCAGAGGCCGCAAAAAGGCTCACGCAGTACGGTCCCAACGAACTGAAGGAAAAGAAGAAAAAAACAGCCCTTCAAATGTTTCTCGACCAGTTCAAGGACTTCATGATCATTGTCCTGATGGCAGCCGCCGTGGTTTCCGGGTGTATTGGCGAACTGTCGGACACCATCGCCATCATCGTCATTGTCGTCATCAATGCCATTATCGGCTTCGTGCAGGAGTACCGGGCGGAGAAGGCGATGGAGGCACTGAAAAAAATGGCGGGGACCGAGGCAACCGTTATCAGGGATGGAACTGTATCCTCCGTTCCCGTTCCCGATATCGTTCCCGGTGACATGGTCATTCTCGAGGCGGGGAGGATCGTGCCTGCCGATATGAGAATCGTGGAGGCCGTGAATCTCAAGGTCGAGGAGGCGGCCCTCACCGGCGAGTCGGTCCCCGTAGACAAGGGCATCGAGGCGCTGCACGACAGGGATCTCGCCCTTGGGGAACGAAAGAACATGGCATACAAGGGCACCTTCACCACCTACGGACGGGGTTCAGGTGTCGTTACGGCAACGGGCATGGACACGGAGCTGGGCAAGATAGCCGCAATGCTGCAGGGAGAGAAGGACTCAAAGACTCCCCTTCAGAAAAGGCTTGCGGCCTTCGGACAGAAGCTTGGCTTTGCGGTTCTCGCCATATGCGCCATCGTGTTCGTAACCGGTATCGTGCGGGGAGAGCCGACGCTGCTGATGTTCCTAACCGCCATCTCACTTGCCGTTGCCGCCATCCCCGAAGCCCTTCCCGCGGTCATAACCATTTCTCTTGCGCTGGGAGCGAAAAAGCTCGTCAGGCAGAATGCCCTCATTCGAAAGCTCCCTGCCGTCGAAACCCTGGGGTCCGTAACCTATATCTGCTCCGACAAAACAGGGACACTCACCCAGAACAGGATGAGCGTTGAAGAGATATACATTGACGGAGAGCTGAGAAAAGGCAGTGAGGCACGAGGTGAAAAACGCGAGGAGGATGCCGGAGCCTCCCCGCCTTCGGTTCTTTACCATCTTATGACGGGCCTCGCCCTGTCCAATGATGCCAGGACCGATACGGAAGGCAGGCTGATCGGTGACCCCACCGAGACCGCCTTGTATGATATTGCGAGAGATTCCGGTTTTGACAAGGAAAACCTCCAGAACATTTTTCCGCGCATTGCCGAGATCCCCTTCGATTCGGACAGAAAATGCATGACCACTTTCCACACATTGCAGACCGGCGATGGCAGGCCCGGGATTGACGGCAAGATCATATCCTTTACCAAAGGGGCCCTGGACGTTCTCATCGACAGGGCTGTCAATGTTCTCACATCACGTGGGTTGGAAGCGATCGACGTCAATGAGATCAACAGGGTCAACGAGGCCATGGCCTCCGATGGCATGAGAATATTGTGTCTTTGCATGAGAAAATGGGAGACACTGCCGGAGCAGATCACCCCCGAGAATGTGGAAACGGGCCTTACCATCATAGGTCTCACGGGATTGATGGACCCTCCAAGGGAAGAGGCCAGAGAGGCGGTCTCAATGTGCAAGGCGGCAGGGATCAAACCGGTAATGATAACCGGTGACCACCCCCTGACGGCCCGGTCCATAGCCAGGCGGCTGGGCATACTTGAAGATGGCCCCGGGACCGTCGTAATAACCGGGAGAGAACTGGAACAGCTGCCGTTGGAGGAATTCGAGGAAAAGGTCGAACACATCAAGGTATACGCCAGGGTAGCCCCCGAACAAAAGCTGAAGATCGTCAAGGCCCTTCAGGACCGGGGACAGTTCGTTGCCATGACGGGAGACGGGGTCAATGACGCACCTGCCCTAAAAGCCGCCGACATCGGTGTTGCCATGGGAATCACCGGAACCGACGTCTCGAAGGAAGCGGCCCACATGATACTTCTCGATGACAACTTTGCCACCATCGTAAAGGCCGTCAAGGCGGGAAGGAAGGTCTTCGATAATATCCGGAAGTTCATAAAGTACACCATGACCAGCAATTCGGGCGAGATATGGACCATCTTTCTCGCACCCTTTCTGGGGCTCCCTATTCCGCTCCTGCCGATTCATATCCTCTGGATCAACCTTGTCACGGACGGGCTCCCCGGCCTTGCCCTGGCGGCGGAACCGGCCGAAGAGGGGATCATGCAAAGACCGCCGCGACACCCGAAGGAGAGTGTTTTCGCCCATGGCATGACTGCGCATATCATCTGGGTAGGACTTCTCATGGGGTTCGCCTCGATCTTCACACAGGCATGGTCCATCACGACAGGCCATGCTCACTGGCAGACCATGGTCTTTACGGTCCTTTGCCTCAGCCAGATGGGCCACGTCCTTGCCATAAGGTCGGAAACGGAATCCCTCTTCAGGCAGGGGCTTCTCTCAAATAAACCGCTCCTGGGCGCTATCCTGCTGACCTTTGTCCTGCAGATGGCAACGATCTACATACCCTTTCTGAACCCCATATTCAAGACCGAACCTCTGAGCTTCACTGAGCTGATGTTTACCCTCGTGCTGTCGTCCGTCGTGTTCATCGCCGTCGAGATAGAAAAAACGGTTCGCCGCTTCATGACGCGCCGTCAGGCATCACAGGGTTGA
- a CDS encoding glutaredoxin family protein: MAMTHVDGKDKGSLVLYTLSTCVWCRMMKSFLAKMDVGYDYVDVDTLEDEEKARVIDDLKRWNPKCSFPSLVVNGETCIIGFNEDTARKALGL; encoded by the coding sequence ATGGCAATGACCCATGTGGACGGCAAGGACAAGGGATCTCTCGTCCTTTACACCCTGAGCACCTGTGTCTGGTGCAGAATGATGAAGAGCTTCCTTGCCAAAATGGATGTCGGCTATGACTACGTCGATGTCGATACGCTGGAAGATGAAGAGAAGGCGCGGGTCATCGATGACCTCAAGCGCTGGAATCCGAAATGTTCCTTTCCTTCGCTCGTCGTGAACGGTGAAACGTGCATCATCGGATTCAATGAAGACACCGCGAGGAAGGCCCTCGGGCTATGA
- a CDS encoding ferredoxin-thioredoxin reductase catalytic domain-containing protein produces the protein MNKGPAENSREVDLYYEDLLARTRASGYHLNPDTVFVKALVHGLVTNLERYGYPACPCRLASGEKEDDLDIVCPCDYRDADLGEHGSCFCALYVSQDILRGDLRLSSIPERRPAEGTRARGNESAAQWARPSLPVWRCRVCGYLCARERPPEICPICKAAAERFERFL, from the coding sequence ATGAACAAAGGTCCGGCGGAAAATTCAAGAGAGGTCGATCTCTATTACGAAGACCTCCTGGCCCGGACAAGGGCATCGGGATACCATCTTAATCCCGACACCGTCTTTGTGAAGGCCCTTGTTCATGGGCTTGTGACTAACCTCGAACGGTACGGCTACCCGGCGTGTCCCTGCAGGCTTGCCTCGGGGGAAAAAGAAGACGATCTTGATATCGTCTGTCCCTGCGATTACCGGGATGCCGATCTCGGCGAACATGGCTCATGTTTCTGCGCCCTCTACGTCTCGCAGGACATTCTCCGGGGAGACCTCCGGCTTTCATCCATTCCCGAAAGAAGGCCTGCGGAAGGCACCCGTGCCCGCGGCAATGAGTCCGCCGCGCAGTGGGCCCGGCCGTCTCTCCCCGTATGGAGATGCAGGGTGTGCGGTTACCTTTGCGCCAGGGAAAGACCGCCTGAAATATGTCCCATCTGCAAGGCCGCCGCCGAACGCTTCGAGCGTTTTCTCTGA
- a CDS encoding Lrp/AsnC family transcriptional regulator: MDKDSLNGMDVIDRRILNMLQEEFPLTEKPFDDIGAEIGLGGEEIRQRVASLKLRGYIRRIGPVLDPKRMGYVSLLCGVAAPHGRLEELARAVSAQPAVTHNYERTGELDLWFTVTMKNKEDIERFLSTLEETFSVTIYRFPERRTFKIKTRFTIPVPE, encoded by the coding sequence ATGGACAAGGATTCCCTGAACGGAATGGATGTTATCGACAGGCGGATACTCAACATGCTTCAGGAAGAGTTCCCTCTCACGGAAAAGCCTTTTGACGACATAGGGGCAGAGATCGGCCTTGGCGGTGAGGAGATAAGGCAGCGGGTGGCGAGCCTCAAGCTCCGGGGCTACATACGACGGATCGGCCCGGTGCTCGATCCCAAACGGATGGGGTACGTAAGCCTTCTGTGCGGTGTCGCCGCCCCTCACGGGCGCCTCGAGGAACTCGCCCGGGCCGTGAGCGCGCAGCCGGCAGTCACCCACAACTACGAACGCACGGGAGAACTGGATCTCTGGTTCACCGTCACAATGAAGAACAAGGAAGACATCGAAAGGTTCCTCTCGACCCTCGAGGAGACCTTTTCGGTCACCATATACCGGTTCCCCGAAAGACGGACCTTCAAGATAAAGACCCGCTTTACCATACCGGTACCGGAATAA
- the polA gene encoding DNA polymerase I, whose amino-acid sequence MTENTTPGTHKRVFLVDGHSYLYRAFYATPHLSNSRGVPTNAVYAFVSMLRKLRNSENPDTLIVVFDSPGPSFREEISREYKAQRPAMPDNLSLQVPFVKKIIDAMGLPVIEKEGFEADDIIATITEHLKARDDVMTFIVTGDKDMMQLVGEKVRILDSMKNLLIGEGEVMEKFGVPPRNVVDYLSLCGDASDNIPGVPGIGEKTARELVASLGSVENIYDRLAEIRKKAVRERLVSGREKAEMSKKLATLRYDVPIETGVEDLSERPQDLETLRRLYRELELTSLYREIRIEGKEKKKVGEKTLAELTADRVSIAAAFQGKNAGTMELEAFAAFDGEGVFFSADKADLAAVIGNAKEIIAHNLKPFFVVAGDLLNEKKVFDTMLAAYLVNPLRKDFTPGPILEEYLDADISAMDTASSLRGLATYLPDLADALRAQLNELVLSDLFFGTELPLVGVLADMERAGVRVDRRKLGELSRDFDRRLTGIVREIYVHSDGPFNINSPQQLSRVLFDTLGLPPVRKTKTGFSTDTAVLEILSENHPLPAMILEYRMLTKLKNTYIDVLPTLINPHTGRIHTTFNQMVAATGRLSSSDPNLQNIPIRGQEGPRIRESFVPEDGCLLLSSDYSQIELRVLAHLSRDEELIETFHRNEDIHSTVAQGVFRVGAGLVTPDMRRAAKVINFGIIYGMSAFGLAKELGVNQREAQQYINSYFERHKAVRAFMDSVIEEARTKGFVRTLLGRMRFIPELGNSDPIVRQLGERVAMNTPIQGSAADIIKMAMINIHGAIRRRGLSSRLILQIHDELLCEVTGDEAGAMEELVREEMEKVIELSVPLTVSIGIGHSWAEAH is encoded by the coding sequence ATGACTGAGAACACGACCCCCGGGACGCATAAACGCGTCTTTCTCGTTGATGGACATTCTTATCTTTATCGCGCATTCTATGCCACCCCTCACCTCTCCAATTCACGGGGAGTCCCGACAAACGCCGTCTATGCCTTCGTAAGCATGTTGAGAAAGCTCCGCAACAGTGAGAACCCCGACACCCTCATCGTTGTTTTTGACTCCCCGGGACCTTCCTTCAGGGAGGAGATCTCCAGGGAATACAAGGCCCAGCGCCCCGCTATGCCTGACAATCTCTCCCTCCAGGTGCCATTCGTAAAGAAGATCATCGATGCCATGGGATTGCCCGTCATCGAGAAGGAAGGCTTCGAAGCGGACGATATCATAGCCACCATCACGGAGCATTTAAAGGCACGCGATGATGTGATGACCTTCATCGTTACGGGCGACAAGGACATGATGCAGCTCGTGGGAGAAAAGGTCCGCATTCTGGATTCAATGAAGAACCTCCTCATCGGCGAGGGCGAGGTAATGGAAAAGTTCGGCGTGCCTCCCCGGAATGTCGTCGACTACCTTTCGCTGTGCGGCGACGCCTCCGACAATATCCCCGGCGTTCCCGGCATCGGCGAAAAGACGGCCCGTGAACTCGTCGCCTCTCTCGGATCCGTGGAGAACATCTACGACAGACTCGCTGAAATAAGGAAAAAGGCCGTCAGAGAAAGGCTTGTCTCGGGCAGGGAAAAGGCGGAAATGAGCAAGAAGCTTGCCACCCTTCGGTATGACGTACCCATCGAAACCGGCGTGGAAGACCTTTCCGAAAGGCCGCAGGACCTTGAGACACTCCGCAGGCTCTACAGGGAATTGGAGCTCACCTCTCTGTACCGCGAGATCCGCATTGAGGGAAAAGAGAAAAAGAAGGTGGGGGAAAAGACCCTCGCCGAATTAACAGCGGACCGGGTGTCCATCGCCGCCGCCTTTCAGGGAAAGAACGCCGGCACCATGGAACTCGAAGCCTTCGCCGCTTTCGACGGCGAAGGGGTCTTCTTTTCCGCGGACAAAGCCGATCTGGCCGCGGTCATCGGAAACGCGAAGGAGATCATCGCCCACAATCTCAAACCTTTCTTCGTGGTGGCAGGCGATCTCCTGAACGAAAAGAAGGTCTTCGACACCATGCTCGCCGCATACCTCGTAAACCCCCTGCGCAAGGACTTCACTCCCGGACCGATCCTGGAAGAATATCTCGATGCCGACATTTCCGCGATGGATACGGCATCCTCCCTTCGCGGCCTTGCCACATATCTTCCGGACCTTGCCGATGCCCTCCGCGCACAGCTCAACGAACTTGTGCTCTCGGATCTTTTTTTCGGGACGGAATTGCCCCTCGTCGGGGTGCTTGCCGACATGGAGAGGGCCGGCGTCAGGGTGGACAGGCGCAAGCTCGGAGAATTGTCCCGCGATTTCGACCGGCGTCTCACGGGAATCGTCAGGGAGATATACGTTCATTCCGATGGACCTTTCAACATCAATTCCCCGCAGCAGCTTTCCCGGGTGCTCTTCGATACCCTGGGGTTGCCCCCCGTCAGGAAAACAAAGACCGGGTTCTCAACGGATACCGCCGTCCTGGAGATACTCTCCGAGAACCATCCCCTTCCCGCGATGATCCTCGAGTACCGCATGCTGACAAAACTGAAGAACACCTACATCGACGTGCTGCCCACGCTCATCAACCCCCACACGGGGAGGATACACACGACCTTCAACCAGATGGTTGCGGCAACAGGAAGACTCTCCAGCAGCGATCCCAATCTCCAGAACATCCCCATTCGGGGCCAGGAGGGTCCCAGGATCCGTGAATCCTTCGTGCCCGAAGACGGATGCCTTCTTCTCTCTTCGGACTATTCCCAGATCGAGCTTCGCGTCCTGGCGCACCTGTCACGGGATGAGGAACTCATAGAGACCTTCCACAGGAATGAGGACATCCATTCCACTGTTGCCCAGGGCGTTTTCCGGGTGGGAGCCGGTCTGGTCACGCCCGACATGCGCCGCGCCGCAAAAGTCATCAATTTCGGCATCATCTACGGCATGAGCGCTTTCGGCCTCGCCAAGGAACTCGGCGTCAATCAGAGGGAGGCCCAGCAGTACATCAACAGTTATTTTGAGCGTCACAAGGCCGTGAGGGCCTTCATGGACAGCGTGATCGAAGAGGCCCGGACGAAGGGGTTCGTCAGGACGCTCCTGGGAAGGATGCGGTTCATACCGGAGCTGGGAAACTCAGATCCCATCGTTCGTCAGCTCGGTGAGCGGGTGGCAATGAACACCCCCATCCAGGGCTCAGCCGCGGACATCATCAAGATGGCCATGATCAACATCCACGGGGCCATACGGCGCAGAGGGCTGTCTTCACGGCTCATCCTGCAGATACATGATGAACTGCTCTGCGAAGTGACCGGCGATGAGGCCGGCGCAATGGAGGAACTCGTCAGGGAGGAAATGGAAAAGGTGATAGAACTCAGTGTTCCCCTCACTGTCTCCATCGGAATCGGGCATAGTTGGGCCGAGGCTCATTGA
- a CDS encoding YihY/virulence factor BrkB family protein, producing MKKRLRSLTLVAKKLAHTVKNVFKKYQADHANIMVSSISFYVLLTFIPFTLFSLFILGYVIDVSHPAIEMEKYIARAIPAPYNAIIVKKVLREINVISLSKRLSGPLGLLFLLFFTSRLFAVLRPSFQLIFDKTRKGFIKGKQEEFLLTLAFAFIQTLIFFSYVFSVIIQVKVVEAFGGAVTRASVVQVFSVLDLLLVAGMFCFLYYFLTPVRDKKKLILTSFLGAVLWHGGKYFFQYFVLYIGRFTTFFGTYGVFIAFLFWVYFSVFVFVTCAELLAVSLEPPVNEPRPNYARFRWRQ from the coding sequence ATGAAGAAGCGCCTCAGGAGCCTGACTCTCGTGGCAAAAAAGCTTGCCCACACGGTGAAGAACGTTTTCAAGAAATACCAGGCGGACCATGCCAACATCATGGTGTCCTCCATATCGTTCTATGTCCTGCTCACCTTCATACCCTTTACGCTCTTTTCTCTTTTTATCCTCGGTTATGTGATCGATGTGAGCCATCCTGCCATCGAGATGGAAAAATATATCGCCCGGGCCATACCGGCGCCCTATAATGCGATCATCGTCAAGAAGGTGCTCAGGGAGATAAACGTCATATCCCTGTCGAAAAGGCTTTCCGGTCCATTGGGGCTCCTTTTTCTCCTCTTTTTCACATCCCGGCTTTTTGCCGTGCTGCGCCCGTCCTTCCAGCTGATCTTCGACAAGACTCGCAAGGGGTTCATCAAGGGCAAACAGGAGGAATTCCTCCTTACCCTCGCCTTTGCCTTCATCCAGACCCTCATCTTTTTCAGCTACGTTTTTTCCGTGATCATTCAGGTGAAGGTGGTGGAGGCCTTCGGCGGAGCGGTCACGCGGGCTTCCGTCGTGCAGGTCTTCTCAGTCCTCGACCTGCTCCTCGTTGCCGGGATGTTCTGCTTTCTCTACTACTTCCTGACCCCTGTGAGGGACAAGAAGAAACTGATCCTCACATCTTTTCTGGGGGCTGTCCTGTGGCATGGGGGCAAGTATTTCTTCCAGTATTTCGTCCTCTATATAGGACGGTTCACGACCTTTTTCGGCACCTACGGTGTCTTCATCGCCTTTCTCTTCTGGGTTTATTTTTCCGTCTTTGTTTTTGTGACGTGTGCGGAGCTGCTGGCGGTTTCTCTGGAACCTCCCGTCAATGAGCCTCGGCCCAACTATGCCCGATTCCGATGGAGACAGTGA